In Glycine max cultivar Williams 82 chromosome 10, Glycine_max_v4.0, whole genome shotgun sequence, the DNA window accaaaatttaattatattctatacaggtatatttattttgatatttatttgaataGATGTTACCATACAGAAGTTTATTACAAAACTAAACAATTAAGCGTATTGCTAATATAGTACTTATTTTGCAAGAGAAATAATATATcagtaagttattttttttaatatattagtaaGTTATAgttttacatttattaaataacttgctaataaatttttctaaaCAAGCTGAAGTGCATTCATGATTATGACAATTTATTacttaaatttgttaaaatattcattttgttaatatactcattttaaaagtaaatggaAATATATTAGCATGTCCCAcgaaatattgtttttttttcttccattatataaccttttttccttttaataaaataagattatgCTTTTCTGATTAGATAACGTTGATTTGATAACTATGGGAGTCTACTAATTATTAATGTCTTTGAGAAATTCACAACAAGGCAGGGAATTGCAAATGGCCTCCCCCCGGTTGCCTTAATTTTCCTGCCTGCTACGACCTATATAGCTTGTATTCTTTCGCATTCTTTATAATTACTTCCCcaggatttgaatttgattagaCCCATTTTGTTTGGTTTGTTCCCACCATAGTATTACTGTTCTTGcatcagtcccaaaattctgaaaTTGAGAAATTCAATTCAAACTTAGTGGTGGAGATTCTTGTTATACCTTTGACCCTATTACTTGTGTCTATTTTTGCATGCTGCACTGCAGCAACTGATTTTGTTTtggctttatttttcttttttttatgtcaGAAAAGTTCAAccatttttatttggtttggaCCTGCTTGGCAATTATGATAGTTAACACAAACAGATACTGCTTAGAGTTAGTGGAGTTaacatatgtattttttttaaagttatttcatctaaaaagtaataaataataataagctAGGTCTGctcatctttaaattttaatgactTTATATCACCATATgcactaaattaaattaaaagcgCATTGTTTTTGCAGTTCCTAGATAAgttcaatttagaaaaacttCATCCTTTATTTTGTTGGGTGGACTTGGATGatgaaatgcttttttttttgtttctttattgataataataataatacgtcTTCAGCTGCAGTATTGCTGTGTCAACTTaacttaatagatttttttattattatatcaacAACAGGTTTGACTAATAAGATACTTGAGGCCCAATAATCagtgaaagaaggaaaaaagattgGTAGCCAGTGGGGCTATGGCCTCAACCTTTGACGAGCTTATTCAAGAcacatgataatttttaaaattgatataattcAACATaagacttttataaaaaataaaaataaaagtcaatTTTAAATCTGTTAGTCTTagatcccaaaataaaattcctaGACTATTATAATTATTCGAGAGGAGATTCAGGAATAGGAAACAAAAGGCATGGGTCAAAGAAAGAATTCAAAGGGGAGCCAAAGCCCaaagtttattttgttttggaaaCTGGTATAATTTTCTTACACAGCTTTTGATTATTGATAGGTTTAATTCAATTGATTGAGTAATatgtgtaaattattataaattttttcaatatgattttctattcatatgtataaaaaaatagatattgatTATTGAAGGTCTTAGGAATTCAAAGGAAACAATAAAGTGAAACCCCCGAGTGATGGAAGGCTAGAAGCTActaatgaatgatttttttactcCAAAGTCTAAAAATCATAGCATTTAGCCACACAAAACCACAAGATGGGGGTAGCTTCTATTCTTCTATTCTAAGAGTTAAAAGCAGTGAACACCGAGAGGGGAAAGGGGAGAAAGGAAGCCCCAACACCACAAAATTGGGTAAGTTGCCATTGTCTCCAAAGACATTCCAAGTCTAGCTAGGTCAGAGCCAAAAAGGCCTCAAAGTTGCTTGGCATCACGTCATTATTCAGTGGCACCACACCTATGACCAACCTATGGAATCAAACATCACATTGCTCCATATAAAATATCTTAGTCATAACATTACATGGCAAAATCTaagaaagacaaaaattaatttttgatattGAAAGGATTCATAATTCATTCGCGTGCCCAGAAATGAGAcagttattttcattattataggGGGCTTATAAGCCATGACACTACACGTCTACACCAGTTTACTATTGCTTCTCCTCCAAACATTCTTTGTCCGATAATTGTATACAATACTATAACATAATACCCAGGGcctttatcttttcttcttttccccttctctccttcttctttaaCTGCTTTTGCTTTAATTGGAAGACCAAAAAACTGGAAGAAGGGTGCAGGCATGGGAATAGTGTTAGACCTCACATAACAGTTAACAGTTCACATCCTCTCTTCACTTTGCTGACCCAGGGCAGCTTTGATGAGCTGACCGGGTCGTTTTGTGCAGAAGCctttaaagcaaaaaaaaaactacctgCCCGTTGCCCCCCTTGTCTTGAGCTAAGgttgtcattaaaaaaattgttaatttaatacTACTAAATACTGATAAAGCTCTTCTATGCTCTCTTTTACTTCACTTTATTCTGTTCAAATTCGAtactttgttttgtttcctGTGGTTGCAGAGAACGAGGAGCCTCTCTTTATCCCTCTATTATATGCTTGCTGCTGCTGCATTGTCTTGTTCTACTACTACTTCAGAATCTCTTCTCACTTCCAAGCATTAaagtgttctctctctctctctctctcttgagtTTGTGGCGCTTTCTTTCATATTTATGGGAGTTTGGTTCCATGTTCTTACACTTTCTACTATACTAGTAGTGTGGCAAGAGCACATACAGCACCAGAAGACGAAAGCACTAAAGGCATTTTGCTCTCTTTTGTTGAGCTTCTCGTGTTTCTCTGGAATTGAGAAACAGAACAACAAATTCTCAGCTCTGAAACATAGATAGGTAGTGTGGAGATTGGGGAGGGAGCTTCCAAAGCAATGATATTTTGCTCTTTGAAAGTCTGAGAAGCTTTGGAATTTGGATATATAGACCTTCTAAACCAAAGAGAAATATCAGGGAGCTGTATGAAGTAGAAGTGTGCAAAAATGAGAGATGAGAATTCCAAGAGAAGCAAGGTTTTGCCAATTTCCTTTAATACAAAGATGAATtcaatttccttttttgtttttttcccttttgttttTCCAGGGGAATGAAACTCAACATTTTGTGTGTGTTGGTGTTTGCATATTGCAAGTTGTTGACTGTTTTGTCTGTGTTGCTTGATGAAGCTCTCATGGTCAAAGAAAATGGTGAGGAAGTTCTTTAATATCAAAAGCAAGACTGAGGATTCCCAAGCAAATGGTGTTGCTTATGGAGGTTGGTATCTTGGTTTTCTCAAAAACTCTTTTTCTACTAGTGATCACTTTCTAAGGGAGCAACAAGCCTAGAATTAAATCCCATTAGATATTTGTGATGATAGCACTGTCCAGTGTGATGCTTTGAACAATTTGTGGTTCTAGTTGGGCACCAGAGAAACCGAAGGAAGTAGATTAATAACATCATttggaaagaaaattgaaaCCTAGGATCAACCATCATGTTCTGTCTGATTTTATTGTTGCCTAATGCAAAAGCTTAAGCTATGCCAGAAACTCAATAAGTTTTTCCTGAGGCATAGATGTCTTTGTCTAAATTTTTATGTTCTCACCAATTTTGTTTCTTGATACAATTTCTTGGCATCCAAACAAAGTGCAAGCGAATGTACTTTAAACTCTGAAATAGATGTTCATCAAGTCcgattttctgtttttttttttttcaattttttcctgATATAAAGTCAGTTACTATAGTTTCTTTTTGTGAATTTGATGCATCAACATTGATTTCCTTCTTCAGGAGGTGACATGGAATATAGAGGTAGGAATAGCTTCTCTGAGAGAGAACCATGCACAATCAAAAAGAGCAAAACAGGTATAGAATTACCCCCATTCCATTTCTTGAACCATGTCCATTTAAAGATCTTGATGCTATTTAAAATGCTGACTTTTTGcacaaaattttcaatgtaatgAACAGAAAAGTTTAGCAGGAGCACAGATCAGGTGAGGCGAGCAAAAATGAATCTTGACCATCCTCGAATTATAGATGTGCAGAATTATAGGTATACTGCTTCTCTGATTTTACCTTCTTACGAATAAAAAAGGCCTTGTTCAAATTTTCATTGGTGTCTCTTTTCTCTGTAAACAGCATTTTTGTGGCTACATGGAATGTAGCTGGAAGATCCCCACCTAGTACTTTGAATTTAGATGATTGGCTTCATTCTTCATCACCGGCTGATATTTATGTTCTTGGGTAGGAATTGGTACTTGTCAACATTGTCTTCAATCAAAAGTAGCATTAATAGTAACCAGTGACATATTTCTACTTGTCTCTTTCAGATTTCAAGAGATAGTTCCCTTGAATGCTGGTAATATCTTGGGAGCAGAAGACAATGGCCCTGCCAAAAAATGGTTGGCTCTCATCAGAAAGGCTTTAAACAATCTTCCTGGCACCAGTGGAAGTAGTGGATGCTATACACCATCTCCCATACCTCAGCCAGTTGTAGAGCTGAATGCAGATTTTGAGGGATCAGCTAGGCAGAAGAACTCATCTTTCTTCCATAGGCGATCGTTCCAGACAACTTCTAGTGGTTGGGGAATGGACAATGATCCTTCAGTTGTGCAGCCACGGCTTGATCGAAGATACAGTGTCTGTGATAGAGTAATTTTTGGTCACAGGCCAAGTGACTTTGATCCCAGTTTTAGATGGGGTTATAGGCCTAGTGACTATTCCAGGGCAAGTGACTACTCAAGACCAAGTGACTACTCAAGATGGGGTTCATCTGATGATGATAATGGCCTTGGGGATTCACCAAGTACAGTCTTATTTTCACCAATGtcttgtggtggtggtggtggtgctggACCCGCCTTTAATGAAGATGGATATGCCATGCCAGGACACTCAAGGTACTGCCTTGTTGCAAGTAAGCAAATGGTGGGGATATATCTTACCATATGGGTGAGAAGTGAACTCAAGGATCATGTTCAAAATATGAAAGTGTCTTGTGTTGGCAGAGGATTGATGGGCTATCTTGGAAATAAGGTGAATTTTTAGTCAGTCAAGTTTCcaacttttgtttttccttaaaTTAATTCATGGCAAACTTGATTGGTTACTTGAAATTCGCTTAAATGGAATTATTTTGGCTTTTATTTGCAGGGATCCATCTCAATTAGTATGTCTGTGCACGAAACTAGCTTTTGCTTTATCTGTAGCCATTTAACCTCAGGACAGAAAGAAGGTGATGAACTAAGAAGAAATTCTGATGTGATGGAGATTCTTAAGAAGACAAGGTTTCCTCGTGTTCAAGGTGTGGACAATGAGAAGTCTCCACAGACAATCCTTGAGCATGAGTAAGAATCTGCTCACATTcatctaagatttaatttaaaaaaatgtcagtGATTTTAGGCCCCCTTGCTAATAGATACCTTCTCCTTGTGTCTTAAGTAGAATGCACACTTCTGTTTCCCTatgattgttttttctttccattaacTGAACTCTTGCATTTTCTTAATTTGATCTCATTAATATAGTCGAATCATATGGCTTGGAGATTTGAATTACCGGATTGCACTCTCCTACCGATCTGCTAAGGCACTCGTTGAGATGCAAAACTGGAGAGCATTGTTAGAGAATGATCAAGTATGTCTTTTCACCCTCATAAATAATTCCGTGTTTATTGCTTAACTTCAAATGTATTGTTATTGTAAAATAGACATAATGAGTCTCAATTATCGACATTACTGGCAGTTGAGAATAGAGCAGAAAAGAGGCCGTGCGTTTGTGGGATGGAATGAAGGGAAGATATATTTTCCTCCAACATACAAGTATTCAACTAATTCAGATAGATATGCTGGAGATGATATGCACCccaaagaaaaaaggagaacTCCTGCTTGGTAAGATTATCACAGTTATCACATCACCTAGTAGGAATTTAGAAGAAACTCAATGTAAATGCTAAAAGAGAAGTAAACTGatatgaagataaaaaattagatgATCTAAAATGAAGCATAAAGTATCATTCAtagtttatgatttatttttgtcaAGTTGTGCTACTTATGCtgatatgaatttttttcttttataggtgTGACCGAATTTTGTGGTATGGAGAAGGTCTCCATCAGTTATCATATGTCCGCGGAGAATCGAAGTTTTCAGACCACAGACCTGTTTATGGCATATTTTGGGCTGAGGTTGAGTCAGCTCATGGCAGATTGAAGAAAACTATGAGTTGTTCTCGTTCCAGAATTGAGGTGGAGGAACTTCTGCCATATTCTGGTGGATACACTGAGCTGAGCTTTTTCTGAAGGAAGAAAGGTTGGATATACGTGTCCATCCACATTCAGGTACACTATCAATCCCTTATGCACTTCCATAATCATGCTTGTGTTGTGAAATAGTGGAACTTAGGTATCtgagtgatttttatttttcttttcaagttcATACAAAtagataaaactaaaaaaactcgTGCAGGGCTCTTAGCAAACCTGATCATGCCCCATTGACCCAAAGGGGGGCCtaaactttttcatattttcttattGGCTTGACCAAAAGTACTAGATTCCGAAGCTGTAAATGATATGTATGGGGCTGAACATAATAGAGTGGAACCTGCTGGTGCAATCAAAACATATAGTCTAAAAGAATATACTATAATGATGTTGAGGGGCATTAGGTGTATCTTGCTTTACTAGATATGCATATTGATTTCATGAATTCGGAAGCCAATATAAACAGAATATGTTCACAGAATAATAGTCTGAAAAAGTCTATATCTCAAATCTTTTCtgctttgaactttgaagtccttttgttcttttcttattGTCAATACAATTATTCTTTTCCCCTGAATTAGAAATCTTATATTCACCTGTTACTGTTCAGCAATTGGTCCCCCATTACCAAGCTGGAATTACTTTGAAGAAAACTCATTCATGGAGGGAGATAGGGACAACCCATTTCCCACATACCGAAAAaggttagttttttttcttctctttcatgcTTTTCTTTGTGCTGCTTTTGGCCTGCTTCTTTGTCTAATTTTACCTTTACTTTATCTTTGTCAGTTTATAATCTGTAGTTTTTGGCTACAGTCATGCTTTGCCTAACACATGATCAGTACagtacatcatcatcatcttggTAGCTATTCACACACCAGTAATGTGCATAGTTTGATAGCCAACTAACAAACACACAACCTTCCATTGTCTCAGCCCAATTTGAGTATTAACAGTCCTTCACAGTCATCAGGTACTACATTGTGGCTATCAATTCTACTTGGTGTTTATACGGATTAACACCAATGTAGatgcttttaataaaaataatttattaataaacagGTACATTGGTgctaatttgtataaaaacatccttattaatatttaatgatgaaCAATGCTTTTTCCTTGTGCAGGAAGTTGATGAAGGCAATTTTTTGATTcaagattttttaattgtttttggaGAATATTTATGATGACTGAATGAAGGTGGAAGCTTGCCAGAATAATCACTTGGgcactaacatttttttaatgcgaagaaaatgaatttttatttttttaatcctgaaAAAAAATGAGTGTTTTGATGTATAGTGATTGCCAaagtaaatgagaaaaaaaacatgaacaaacaaaaaaagattGTTGTTCATGATAGAATTCCAGAGCCTCTCTTGCACAGTCcatgattaaaattttactgATAAAAGGTGGTGGCTTTGACATCAAAACTAAATAGTACTGCTCACCATTCATTCCTGTGGCTCGTCTTTTCACTGATGAACAACAGTATTTAAGTACAAACTAAAGTGTTATTGCGGGGTTTGGCAGGAATATTGGGGGTTTCTAATTCGGGGTCCTCTTGCAAGATGCTATTTACATGCCCGTCAGTTGCTGTTTACTTTTGACTTGGTGGACTATAGCCACTTTTTaccttatacttttttttttatgtatgtgtATCCACTTAGGATCACTAAtaagaaaagttgaaaaaacAAATTTCGAAACTCGGGTGTTGCTGAAAAAGACTAATGCTAAATCGTTAATTGTGTAATAATGCCGttttaaaaggaaatataaattttgtggcTCATCTTTGCACATATCCACTATTTAAGAATTTGGGGTCTGACTCATTCCTTCATGAGATCTCAACGGTTGAACGTCTTTGTCCCTGTTGGCTGTTGGAGAGTCACTTCATGGAGATGTGTCACTCAGATGCAAATATATActtggttgaatttttttagtacTGTACTTGATATgaatcttacggggcggatcgtttgatacaggctacggaggtttggatgacgccacttccggtgaaggaagataagtcagggtagacgccacaaggattaccttgataagtctgagattggttcaacaaggaactcagagagaaactctcaccaaattttatcaaatgtcctcatcactccctccttcttgaaaaggatttgtcctcaaatccaaggctcctccatctgcatcaaaaagagatagatCAGACACATTGAAAGTGGCACTTACATTATACTCACTAGGCAAGTCAATCTTGTAGGCATTGTCGTTGATCTTCTCCAACACTTGGAATGGTCCGTCTCCTCTAGGTTGAAGCTTGGACTTCCTGTGTTTTGGGAACCTCTCCTTCCTCAGgtgtaccc includes these proteins:
- the LOC100820333 gene encoding type IV inositol polyphosphate 5-phosphatase 7 — protein: MRDENSKRSKLSWSKKMVRKFFNIKSKTEDSQANGVAYGGGDMEYRGRNSFSEREPCTIKKSKTEKFSRSTDQVRRAKMNLDHPRIIDVQNYSIFVATWNVAGRSPPSTLNLDDWLHSSSPADIYVLGFQEIVPLNAGNILGAEDNGPAKKWLALIRKALNNLPGTSGSSGCYTPSPIPQPVVELNADFEGSARQKNSSFFHRRSFQTTSSGWGMDNDPSVVQPRLDRRYSVCDRVIFGHRPSDFDPSFRWGYRPSDYSRASDYSRPSDYSRWGSSDDDNGLGDSPSTVLFSPMSCGGGGGAGPAFNEDGYAMPGHSRYCLVASKQMVGIYLTIWVRSELKDHVQNMKVSCVGRGLMGYLGNKGSISISMSVHETSFCFICSHLTSGQKEGDELRRNSDVMEILKKTRFPRVQGVDNEKSPQTILEHDRIIWLGDLNYRIALSYRSAKALVEMQNWRALLENDQLRIEQKRGRAFVGWNEGKIYFPPTYKYSTNSDRYAGDDMHPKEKRRTPAWCDRILWYGEGLHQLSYVRGESKFSDHRPVYGIFWAEVESAHGRLKKTMSCSRSRIEVEELLPYSGGYTELSFF